The proteins below are encoded in one region of Buttiauxella gaviniae:
- the prfB gene encoding peptide chain release factor 2 (programmed frameshift), which produces MFEINPVKNRIQDLTERSDVLRGYLDYDAKKERLEEVNAELEQPDVWNEPERAQALGKERSALEAIVETLDQMTQGLEDVSGLLELAIEADDEETFNEAVVELDQLEAKLAQLEFRRMFSGEYDSADCYIDIQAGSGGTEAQDWASMLMRMYLRWAEARGFKTEIIEESEGEVAGIKSVTIRIQGEYAFGWLRTETGVHRLVRKSPFDSGGRRHTSFSSAFIYPEVDDDIDIEINPADLRIDVYRASGAGGQHVNRTESAVRITHLPTNTVTQCQNDRSQHKNKDQAMKQMKAKLYELEMQKKNAEKQSLEDNKSDIGWGSQIRSYVLDDSRIKDLRTGVETRNTQAVLDGDLDKFIEASLKAGL; this is translated from the exons ATGTTTGAAATTAACCCGGTAAAAAACCGCATCCAGGACCTCACAGAGCGCAGCGACGTTCTTAGGGGGTATCTT GACTACGATGCCAAGAAAGAGCGCCTGGAAGAAGTAAACGCAGAGCTGGAACAGCCCGATGTGTGGAACGAACCTGAACGCGCACAAGCGTTAGGTAAAGAGCGTTCCGCGCTGGAAGCGATTGTCGAAACATTAGACCAAATGACGCAGGGCCTTGAAGATGTCTCCGGCCTGCTGGAACTGGCCATTGAAGCCGACGACGAAGAAACCTTCAACGAAGCCGTTGTTGAGTTAGATCAGCTGGAAGCCAAACTGGCACAGCTGGAATTCCGTCGTATGTTCTCCGGCGAGTATGACAGCGCTGATTGCTATATCGATATTCAGGCGGGTTCTGGCGGCACCGAAGCGCAAGACTGGGCCAGCATGTTGATGCGTATGTATCTGCGTTGGGCAGAAGCACGTGGCTTCAAAACCGAAATTATTGAAGAGTCTGAAGGTGAAGTTGCCGGTATTAAATCCGTGACCATTCGCATTCAGGGTGAATATGCATTTGGCTGGTTGCGTACTGAAACTGGCGTTCATCGCCTGGTGCGTAAGAGCCCGTTCGATTCCGGTGGCCGTCGCCATACCTCCTTTAGCTCGGCCTTTATCTATCCAGAAGTGGATGATGATATTGATATCGAAATCAATCCGGCCGATCTGCGTATCGACGTTTATCGCGCATCTGGCGCGGGTGGTCAGCACGTTAACCGTACAGAATCTGCGGTACGTATTACCCATCTTCCAACCAACACTGTGACCCAGTGCCAGAACGATCGTTCGCAGCATAAGAACAAAGATCAGGCGATGAAGCAGATGAAGGCGAAGTTGTACGAGCTGGAAATGCAAAAGAAAAATGCTGAGAAGCAATCGCTCGAAGACAACAAATCGGATATCGGCTGGGGCAGCCAGATTCGTTCTTACGTCCTTGACGACTCCCGTATCAAAGACTTGCGTACCGGTGTAGAAACCCGTAACACGCAGGCGGTACTGGATGGCGATCTGGACAAATTTATCGAAGCAAGTTTGAAAGCAGGGTTATGA
- the fldB gene encoding flavodoxin FldB — protein MNIGLFYGSSTCYTEMAAEKIRDIIGPELVTLHNLKDDSPAMMEQYDVLILGIPTWDFGEIQEDWEAIWDQLDTLNLEGKPVALYGMGDQLGYGEWFLDALGMLHDKLAPRGAQFIGYWPTEGYEFTSPKPVIADGQLFVGLALDETNQYDLSDERIQNWCEQILAEMAEKFA, from the coding sequence ATGAACATTGGCCTTTTTTATGGCTCCAGCACTTGTTACACCGAAATGGCTGCCGAAAAAATTCGTGACATCATTGGCCCTGAACTGGTGACGCTGCACAATCTGAAAGATGATTCACCTGCCATGATGGAACAGTACGATGTGTTGATTCTCGGCATCCCTACCTGGGATTTCGGCGAAATACAGGAAGACTGGGAAGCCATCTGGGATCAGTTGGATACGCTGAATCTTGAAGGTAAACCCGTTGCGCTTTATGGCATGGGCGATCAGCTCGGCTACGGTGAATGGTTCCTTGATGCACTGGGTATGCTGCACGATAAACTTGCCCCACGAGGCGCTCAGTTTATTGGCTATTGGCCAACCGAAGGCTATGAATTTACTAGCCCAAAACCAGTCATTGCCGACGGGCAGTTGTTCGTAGGCTTAGCGCTTGATGAAACCAATCAGTACGATTTAAGCGATGAGCGAATCCAAAACTGGTGCGAGCAAATTCTTGCAGAAATGGCCGAGAAGTTTGCCTGA
- the recJ gene encoding single-stranded-DNA-specific exonuclease RecJ, producing MKQQTQLRRRVVDESVVLSQQLHPLLKRLYASRGVRGEQDLERSVKGMLPWQQLSGMDKAVELLHNAFREGLRIIVVGDFDADGATSTALSVLGLRSLGCQNVSYLVPNRFEDGYGLSPEVVDQAHARGAQMILTVDNGISSHSGVERAHELGIPVVVTDHHLPGPELPAAEAIINPNLVDCEFPSKALAGVGVAFYLMLALRTHLRDCGWFEQQGLAIPNVAELLDLVALGTVADVVPLDTNNRILTWQGLSRIRAGKCRPGIKALLEVANREPQKLAASDLGFALGPRLNAAGRLDDMSVGVALLLSENIGEARMLANELDALNQTRKEIEQGMQVEALTLCQQLERNHDELPYGLAMYHPEWHQGVVGILASRIKERFNRPVIAFAPAGDGTLKGSGRSVQGLHMRDALERLDTLYPGLMLKFGGHAMAAGLSLEEPKFEEFRQRFGDLVGEWLDPALLQGVVWSDGALSAQEMTLETAEMLRDAGPWGQMFPEPLFDGKFRLLQQRLVGERHLKVMVEPIGGGPLIDGIAFNVDTAYWPDNGVREVELAFKLDVNEFRGNRSVQLLIDHIWPI from the coding sequence GTGAAACAGCAAACTCAACTTCGCCGCCGTGTAGTCGATGAATCAGTGGTGTTATCCCAGCAACTGCATCCGCTTTTAAAGCGCCTTTACGCCAGTCGAGGCGTGCGCGGTGAGCAAGACCTGGAGCGTAGCGTGAAAGGCATGCTTCCGTGGCAGCAATTATCTGGTATGGATAAAGCCGTTGAGCTGCTACACAACGCTTTCCGCGAAGGCCTGCGCATTATCGTCGTGGGCGATTTTGATGCCGATGGCGCGACCAGCACAGCGCTAAGCGTTCTGGGTCTGCGTAGTCTCGGCTGCCAAAATGTCAGTTATCTCGTTCCAAATCGTTTTGAAGATGGGTATGGCCTGAGCCCGGAAGTGGTGGATCAAGCCCATGCTCGCGGCGCACAAATGATTTTGACCGTCGATAACGGCATCTCATCTCATAGCGGCGTTGAGCGTGCGCATGAGCTGGGCATTCCGGTCGTGGTAACTGACCACCATTTGCCGGGGCCAGAACTTCCGGCGGCAGAAGCTATCATCAACCCGAATCTGGTTGACTGTGAGTTCCCTTCAAAAGCTCTCGCGGGCGTGGGCGTTGCCTTCTATTTAATGCTGGCGCTGCGCACCCATTTACGCGACTGCGGCTGGTTCGAACAGCAAGGGCTGGCGATTCCCAACGTGGCGGAACTGCTGGATTTGGTGGCGTTGGGTACGGTTGCAGACGTTGTACCGCTCGATACCAATAACCGTATTTTGACCTGGCAGGGTCTGAGCCGCATTCGTGCGGGGAAATGCCGGCCGGGTATAAAAGCGCTGCTCGAAGTCGCCAACCGTGAGCCGCAAAAATTAGCCGCAAGCGACTTAGGTTTTGCTCTTGGCCCGCGCCTGAATGCGGCGGGGCGTCTGGATGATATGTCCGTTGGCGTTGCTTTATTGCTGAGCGAAAACATCGGCGAAGCGCGCATGCTTGCCAATGAACTGGACGCGTTAAATCAGACGCGAAAAGAAATTGAGCAGGGTATGCAGGTCGAAGCGCTGACGCTATGCCAGCAACTCGAACGTAACCATGACGAGCTGCCTTATGGCCTTGCGATGTACCACCCAGAATGGCATCAGGGTGTGGTCGGGATTCTGGCTTCACGCATTAAAGAACGCTTTAACCGCCCGGTTATCGCCTTTGCCCCAGCGGGAGACGGCACGCTTAAAGGTTCCGGACGTTCGGTGCAAGGTTTGCATATGCGCGATGCCCTTGAACGCCTTGATACCTTGTACCCTGGCTTAATGCTGAAATTCGGTGGCCACGCCATGGCGGCGGGTTTATCCCTGGAAGAGCCGAAATTTGAAGAGTTCCGTCAGCGCTTTGGCGATCTGGTAGGTGAATGGCTCGACCCCGCGCTACTTCAGGGTGTGGTTTGGTCTGATGGTGCACTCAGCGCGCAAGAGATGACGCTGGAAACCGCCGAGATGCTGCGTGATGCCGGGCCGTGGGGGCAGATGTTCCCGGAGCCACTCTTTGACGGAAAGTTCCGCCTGTTACAGCAGCGGTTGGTGGGCGAGCGCCACCTCAAAGTCATGGTTGAGCCCATCGGCGGCGGGCCGCTTATCGACGGCATTGCCTTTAACGTAGATACCGCATACTGGCCGGATAACGGCGTGCGTGAAGTGGAGCTGGCCTTCAAGCTCGACGTAAACGAATTCCGCGGCAACCGAAGCGTGCAACTTCTCATCGATCATATTTGGCCTATATAG
- the xerD gene encoding site-specific tyrosine recombinase XerD encodes MEQDQARIEQFLDALWLERNLAQNTLDSYRRDLNMVAEWLARHDLNLLNVQTGDLQSLFAERLEGGYKATSSARMLSAMRRLFQYLYREKLREDDPSVMLSSPKLPQRLPKDLSEAQVERLLQAPCIDQPIELRDKAMLELLYATGLRVSELVGLTMSDVSLRQGVVRVIGKGNKERLVPMGEEAVYWVENYLEHGRPWLLNGVSIDVVFPSNRAQQMTRQTFWHRIKHYAVQAGIDSEKLSPHVLRHAFATHLLNHGADLRVVQMLLGHSDLSTTQIYTHVATERLRQLHQQHHPRA; translated from the coding sequence GTGGAACAGGATCAGGCCCGAATCGAACAATTTCTTGATGCGCTCTGGCTTGAGCGGAATCTGGCACAAAACACGTTAGACTCCTATCGCCGGGATCTGAATATGGTGGCGGAGTGGCTGGCACGTCATGATTTGAATTTGCTAAACGTGCAAACCGGCGATTTGCAATCACTGTTTGCTGAACGCCTTGAAGGCGGCTATAAAGCAACGAGCTCGGCACGCATGCTAAGCGCGATGCGTCGGCTGTTTCAGTACCTCTACCGTGAAAAATTGCGTGAAGACGACCCGAGCGTCATGCTCTCATCGCCCAAGTTACCACAGCGTTTGCCGAAAGATTTAAGCGAAGCGCAGGTTGAGCGTCTGCTCCAGGCACCCTGTATCGATCAGCCTATTGAGCTGCGAGACAAAGCGATGCTTGAATTATTGTATGCTACAGGTCTACGCGTCTCGGAGTTAGTCGGCCTGACCATGAGTGACGTCAGTCTACGCCAGGGCGTGGTGCGCGTTATCGGTAAAGGCAATAAAGAGCGCCTGGTACCTATGGGGGAAGAAGCCGTTTACTGGGTGGAAAACTACCTGGAACATGGCCGCCCGTGGTTACTCAATGGGGTGTCGATTGATGTGGTATTCCCGAGCAACCGTGCGCAGCAGATGACGCGCCAGACATTCTGGCACCGCATTAAGCATTACGCAGTGCAGGCCGGAATAGACAGCGAAAAGCTCTCGCCCCACGTTCTTCGGCATGCTTTTGCCACACATTTACTGAACCATGGTGCGGATCTGCGAGTCGTACAGATGTTGCTTGGACATAGCGATTTGTCCACCACCCAAATTTATACGCATGTAGCGACAGAGCGCTTGCGCCAGCTACATCAACAGCACCACCCACGAGCGTGA
- the dsbC gene encoding bifunctional protein-disulfide isomerase/oxidoreductase DsbC yields MKKRLWLLSIFAVSVSGFVHADDAAIKQSLAKLGVQNADVQSAPVAGMKTVLTDSGVLYVTEDGKHIIQGPLYDVSGAQPVNVTNTLLVGKLNALEKEMIVYKAPQEKHVITVFTDITCGYCHKLHEEMKDYNALGITVRYLAFPRQGLQSQTESDMKAIWCAKDRNKAFDAAMKGEAVAGATCNTNIANHYNLGVQFGIQGTPAIVLSNGTVIPGYQGPKEMKQMLDAHQQLTNIGG; encoded by the coding sequence ATGAAAAAGCGTTTGTGGCTGCTCTCAATATTCGCGGTCTCCGTGTCCGGTTTTGTTCATGCTGACGATGCAGCGATCAAGCAGTCTCTGGCTAAGTTAGGCGTGCAAAATGCTGACGTTCAGTCCGCACCGGTTGCGGGGATGAAAACGGTACTGACCGACAGCGGTGTTCTGTATGTGACTGAAGACGGTAAACATATTATTCAGGGCCCGCTGTACGATGTGAGCGGCGCGCAGCCGGTTAACGTCACCAACACCTTGCTGGTGGGCAAACTTAACGCCCTCGAAAAAGAGATGATCGTCTACAAAGCGCCGCAAGAGAAACACGTCATTACCGTGTTTACCGACATCACCTGTGGCTACTGCCATAAGCTGCATGAAGAGATGAAAGACTACAACGCATTGGGGATTACCGTGCGTTATTTGGCTTTCCCTCGCCAGGGTCTGCAAAGTCAGACTGAAAGCGATATGAAAGCGATTTGGTGTGCAAAAGATCGCAATAAAGCATTTGATGCCGCCATGAAAGGCGAGGCTGTCGCGGGGGCTACCTGTAACACCAATATTGCGAATCACTATAACCTCGGCGTGCAGTTTGGCATTCAGGGAACCCCGGCCATTGTGTTGAGCAACGGTACAGTGATCCCAGGCTATCAGGGGCCGAAAGAGATGAAGCAAATGTTGGATGCGCACCAGCAACTTACGAACATCGGTGGGTAG
- the ygfZ gene encoding tRNA-modifying protein YgfZ: MAFTPFPPRQPTAAARLPLTLMTLDDWALANVTGNDAETYLQGQVTADVAQLAANQHTLCAHCDAKGKMWSNLRLFRRGEGFSIIERRNLRDAQLVELKKYAVFSKVTIVADDESVLLGLAGFQARAALANVFTTLPDAENPVVQEGGTTLLWFNLPAERFMLVTDESTAQALAEKLQGEAQRNDSQQWLALEIEAGIPVIEPVNSAQFIPQATNLQALGGISFKKGCYTGQEMVARAKFRGANKRALWFLAGKASRLPEAGEDLELKMGDNWRRTGTVLAASQLDDGRVLVQVVMNNDLEADSVLRVRDDNGSELVIERLPYSLEDEQ; encoded by the coding sequence ATGGCTTTCACTCCATTTCCTCCACGTCAGCCTACAGCCGCAGCCCGCCTGCCGCTAACACTCATGACGCTTGACGATTGGGCACTGGCGAACGTGACGGGCAACGATGCAGAAACTTATTTGCAAGGCCAGGTCACGGCTGATGTTGCACAGCTGGCGGCTAACCAGCACACCCTTTGCGCGCACTGTGACGCGAAAGGGAAAATGTGGAGCAACCTGCGCCTGTTCCGTCGCGGCGAAGGTTTTTCCATCATTGAACGCCGTAATCTGCGTGATGCGCAGCTTGTTGAATTGAAAAAATATGCGGTGTTTTCCAAAGTCACTATTGTCGCTGACGATGAAAGCGTGCTTCTGGGACTCGCCGGTTTCCAGGCTCGCGCAGCACTCGCCAATGTGTTCACCACACTGCCTGATGCAGAAAATCCTGTCGTACAAGAAGGTGGCACTACGCTGCTGTGGTTTAACCTTCCAGCCGAGCGTTTCATGTTGGTTACTGATGAATCTACCGCACAGGCATTAGCTGAAAAATTGCAGGGCGAAGCCCAACGTAATGATAGCCAACAATGGCTGGCGCTGGAGATTGAAGCCGGTATCCCGGTCATCGAACCGGTGAACAGCGCGCAGTTTATTCCGCAGGCGACCAATCTTCAGGCGCTTGGCGGTATCAGCTTCAAAAAAGGCTGCTACACCGGCCAGGAAATGGTGGCACGTGCGAAGTTTCGTGGCGCGAATAAGCGTGCGCTGTGGTTCCTCGCAGGCAAAGCCAGCCGCTTACCTGAAGCAGGCGAAGATTTAGAACTGAAAATGGGTGATAACTGGCGTCGTACCGGCACCGTGTTGGCTGCCAGCCAGCTTGATGATGGCCGTGTATTGGTTCAGGTTGTTATGAACAACGATCTGGAAGCCGACAGCGTATTGCGTGTGCGCGACGATAACGGCAGCGAGCTGGTTATTGAGCGTCTACCTTACTCCCTGGAAGACGAACAATAA
- a CDS encoding protein YgfX — MVLWQSDLRVSWRAQWLSLLVHGLIALFVLLMPWPMSYTLIWMLLLSLVVFDSVRSQRRIHACQGEMKILTDYHLRWQNQEWEIVGTPWVLRSGMMLRLRRIGRKRCQHLWLSADSMDTGEWRDLRRLMLQQQASGSGEV, encoded by the coding sequence GTGGTCCTGTGGCAATCTGATCTCCGCGTCTCCTGGCGGGCGCAATGGCTCTCACTATTGGTTCATGGTCTTATTGCACTGTTTGTGCTTCTGATGCCGTGGCCGATGAGCTATACGCTAATCTGGATGCTGCTGCTTTCACTGGTTGTTTTTGACAGTGTGCGCAGTCAGCGTCGCATTCACGCCTGCCAGGGTGAAATGAAAATCCTGACCGATTATCACCTACGCTGGCAAAATCAGGAGTGGGAAATCGTGGGAACGCCGTGGGTATTACGCAGTGGCATGATGCTGCGTTTACGCCGTATAGGTCGTAAACGCTGCCAGCATTTATGGTTATCTGCTGACAGCATGGATACCGGCGAATGGCGAGATTTACGCCGCCTGATGCTGCAACAACAGGCGAGCGGGAGCGGCGAAGTTTAA
- the sdhE gene encoding FAD assembly factor SdhE translates to MDINNKARIHWACRRGMRELDISIMPFFEYEYDSLSPEDKQLFVRLLESDDPDLFNWLMNHGKPADTELQRMVTLIQTRNKERGPVAI, encoded by the coding sequence ATGGATATCAATAACAAAGCCCGAATTCATTGGGCGTGCCGCCGAGGAATGCGCGAGCTGGATATTTCTATTATGCCGTTCTTCGAATATGAATATGACTCGTTAAGCCCTGAGGATAAACAGTTGTTTGTCCGTTTACTGGAAAGTGATGATCCTGACCTGTTCAATTGGTTAATGAATCATGGCAAACCGGCAGATACAGAGCTGCAACGGATGGTGACACTGATTCAGACACGGAATAAAGAACGTGGTCCTGTGGCAATCTGA
- the trhA gene encoding PAQR family membrane homeostasis protein TrhA, producing MADKPLVTKGYSLAEEIANSISHGIGLVFGIVGLVLLLIQAVDSNASVTAITSYSLYGGSMILLFLASTLYHAIPHQRAKRWLKKFDHCAIYLLIAGTYTPFLLVGLDSPFAHIMMVVIWGLALLGILFKLTIAHRFKVLSLVTYLLMGWLSLAVVYQLAMKLDAGSITLLAVGGVIYSLGVIFYVCKRIPYNHAIWHGFVLGGSVCHFLAIYLYIH from the coding sequence ATGGCTGACAAACCATTGGTAACGAAAGGATATTCACTGGCGGAGGAGATCGCCAACAGTATTAGCCACGGTATTGGGCTAGTGTTTGGGATTGTCGGGCTGGTTTTGCTACTGATACAGGCGGTTGATAGCAACGCGAGCGTAACGGCGATAACCAGCTACAGCTTGTACGGTGGCAGCATGATTTTGCTGTTTCTTGCCTCAACGCTGTATCACGCCATTCCCCATCAACGCGCCAAACGATGGCTGAAGAAATTTGACCACTGCGCAATTTACCTTTTGATAGCGGGTACTTACACACCATTTTTACTTGTTGGGCTGGACTCGCCTTTTGCCCACATCATGATGGTGGTGATATGGGGCCTGGCACTGCTGGGGATTCTGTTCAAACTGACGATTGCACATCGCTTTAAAGTGCTCTCGCTTGTGACTTATCTGCTGATGGGCTGGCTGTCTCTGGCTGTGGTCTATCAACTGGCAATGAAGTTAGACGCTGGCAGTATTACGTTATTAGCCGTCGGCGGCGTGATTTATTCATTGGGGGTAATTTTCTACGTCTGCAAGCGTATCCCCTATAATCATGCAATCTGGCACGGTTTTGTACTCGGCGGCAGCGTGTGCCACTTCCTCGCGATCTATCTTTATATTCATTAA